The window cttctgctTTCTgttcgataaccaattcctaatcagTTTCTCATCAGTTGATCAGGATACACAGCAGCTGTCCCATTTACCACTGATATTCtggggggttgtttgtttttcctgTAAAACTCAagtttcaaaaaaaaacaaaaacaaaacttgtGGAGTTTATAAAgaacttctttttttaattttttgttttgtatttgtgCACTATACAAGATTTGTTTTGTATTTGTGCACTATACAAGATTTGTTTTGTATTTGTGCACTATACAAGAACTAGTAGTGACAGTCTATAAAAAACCACATAGTGAGAGATAAATATTGTGGGTtctttgaggttttttttgtggggggaggggggttgactcAACAGTTTCCTCCTGCTTCTTTGCAGCTCAGTCAGAAACAGGGTTGAGATCTGGCATCATGAGCCTGgggaatttttttcctttttttttttaatatccttcCCCAGCTTAATATAGTCCAGTTAATGCAGTGACAAGCCTCAACTTGGGGCTATGTACCAGGTCTCCCTCCAGCATTAGGCAGTCATGGGGCCTAAATTCAGCTGTGGCTGAAACTTGCTCCCTCCACAGCATTCCTAGCCATGATTAGCTCAGGGAGTTGAAAATCTGACGTGGAAATTTTGAACCCTAGTCCCTGCTGCCGAACCCATCCCCCTTATTGGGTTCTTTCTTTTACATAAAATATACCACACATTTATAATTCTGCCATCAAATGCATAATATCCTACACATTGTAAAAATATAAATGAACTGAATTATTGTCAAAGACTTGAAAATGAACCCTTCCATTTTCTTAAAGGTAAAGAAAAGAGAAAGCGGAAACGAAGCAGAAGCAGATCATCATCTGTTTCGTCGTCTTCCTCTTCTAGTAGGtcatcttcttcttcttctagaTCATCATCTTCATCTTCATCAAGTAGTCAAAGCAGCTCAAGGAGCAGAGGTGAGCCAAACAAATCAATTGCCCAGAATGGGACCAAATGAACACAAAAATAAGACCAGGTAGGACAAACCATTAAGAACTATACATGGCTTAATTTCACAGGGAAAGGGCCTGGAACGCAGTTCTGCCACTTTTTTCCTCCCCAAACTCCAGAGAGTTGAAGCAGCTGGTGAGTTCTACACCAGCACCTTCTTCCAGTCTGCCTGCATTCAGATAAGGGGGGTAAGCTTGGAGCAGAAGAACAATCATTTTACTGTAAACCAGCCCCTATTCTCCTGTTGCTCCTGTCTCTGGCTTCTTTTTGTTTACAAATTAAGCCGTGGAACTCTCCATGAGTGCATTCAACCCTTAAAGGTTATGcagtttttgctttgtttctttaTTACTGCTGTTGATCGTGGGGTTCTGTAGAGCACAGCAGGTTTGGACAACATTTGTTTCTTATTATATTTCTATTTCCTGCATTGGAATAATATTGTAGTGTATATTGCTTTGATGGTTTGGCTTTAGgcacctatggtactttgtgtgtttaactgctttgaaaatgagccccaatggGAACTGTGACTCTGCTAAATACTGCACATGCTGCTGAGGTGtactctgtttttgttttttcagaataaCATTCTACaaagtatttatttttattcttaacCACCTTTATTTCCTCAAGGTCTGATCTTCAGTATGCTGTTCTTGGATTACACCACTTTGGGATCTCTGAGCAATTAAAAAGCAGAAAAGAGTCTGCTACCTTTACATATTTTTGTGACATTTCTGCCTGAATCACCTGTCCCATAGGTTTATACTAAACTATGCTAAAATGAGCAACCTAGAGATTATAGTTCACAATGTCATTGTTTTAATCCTTGTTGTTCCTTTATAACACCCCCCTGCCACCCCAGATGGCATGTCTAGGCAACTCAAGCACCTTTGTTGACCCCGAAGATTAAATAAAGCTCCTCTGAGATTATGCCTTTATTCTAATCTGGGGTTGGCAGCTGTCACCTAGGCTGTCTTTCTCTCATCTCCTACATTAAACACATCTTGCTCACAGTGCATCCAATTTTTTCTGCTCACTTTGAACAGAAGACTTTTATATACAAATCTTCTGCAGTTCAGTGTACTCCTTATGACTTGAGCCACTGGAATTTACTGAGAGTTCACAATTAAAATATAATCTTTATAATACAGTTATTAGTACCaacacttttactacatttatccctcccacacaccattttacaaaaccactaaaacgttttttagtgcaggccaactcactgaatgctctgcactgctcccaacactcataaagttcctatgagcatcggaagcaacgcagagcatttagcgtgccaGCCTGCACAAaaaaaaacgcttttgcggttttgtaaaaggggggttagagAGGTGAAATAGACTTATAgcaattttattaattttgttgTTGATATGCAGTGCCATTTTTGTTTATGAGTGGatattgatttgaaaatgaaaatgTGCAGAAAATGTGACATTTTAAAAGAGCAGGTCTACATGTTTTAGCTCCCATTTAAAATTGAAATATCCCTGTCCCTGGGGAAGAAGTTTAGCCTTCATGTTTCTCACCTCACTAAAGTATCCATGTATAGAGAGAGGAGCTATTTTAGGAGCTTAAATATCTAAGAAATGAGGCAAGCACTAGTGTTTAAATGTATGTGCGCTGCCTCCACAGCATAAACATGTATACAGCTACCTTTTTGCAATCTTACACATGTAGCTCCTGATCATTCCCAGTATCAAACCCCACccacacagcccccccccccttcccctgggGCTTACATAGAGGATATGCTGGAGAGGTAGGGTTTGAAGCAAAGCCAAAACAAGGCTGTAGAAATGATGGTCATGATGTCAGCGTTTATTCAATAAATGATGTAAAGTCACAAAACAACATCAGAGTCCACATATGATTTGGAAGTTATGGactcaacacagtccgtgttttgacTTGAAACGTCTTCCACAGAGGTCCTAAGTGTGTGAGAAAAGGTTATGTTAGTGGCAAAAAAATGAGAGATGAGAAATGATGGAATTTGAAAAATAAAGGCACCGATGATAATGCGTGATTTTTAGAAGTGATAATATTGAGATATAAAGGTAAGAGTACATATTTGAGACATTGATAGTGATTAATATAAAGTGCGTATTGGAAATTCAGAGTGATCAATTAAGAGTGCATATTGCAAATGACAGTGAGCTATAATAGGTATTTGTAAAGTGATATTTATGAAGCGCTTTCGGTATTGTAAGTGGAGTTATACATAAACTGGAAAGATAAGTGTGAATATGTTATATCCGTTGTGACTATTAGATATAAGAACACCAAATCATGTGATGggtgtttgtttgcttttttaaagATACATACCAGAATTATCTGAAAtcaaagagaaatgctgttgtgGATACACAAATGGcagagaaatatttaaaaaattataaaaattaatttaaataaattaaaataaataaaaatggctcTTAACTCAGTTAAAATTTGTTTAATATATCCCAAATTTAAAGGTTAAGAGGTATGGCTAATAAAGGGAAACATTAATTTGGGGTTAGGTTTGTTTTACAAAGTTGGAAGTGTAAAATAGTTAGATACAAGTGGAAAATAACCTCTCATCAAAGGGTTccaatataaaaatatttaaaacaacaaTATATGGAAGCTAAAACAAAACATATTCATATGCTGATTTCACAATAGCGGTCTACCAAGAGATCTAATGTCATAAAAATGACCTGTCTTAAGTTTAGTTACTGAGAAAAGAtgaaaacatgaaaaagttagCATATGCTTGAATTATATAGGTAATCTGAAAATGCTACTAGAGTAAATTGCCAGCAGGTCTACGCTATGTATCTGGGGCTAATACAGTACTGAATATAAAAACAAGAACAAAACTGAGGTACCCCGGAGTAACTCTTGAATGTGCACGTGCAAACCATATATTTTCATGGAAGGAGTATGTCTGGGGGTATAGAATGGGTATATCCATGCTAATTAGCGCAGCTACATGCTGCAAGCTAACTGAATAGCACATGAgcctttaccacctacaaaatagttgGCAgaaagggctcacatgctaatctttTTGTTTTAATGAAAAAGTAGTGCATTTTGGCACATATTAGCTGTCAACAGTTAACGTTGGTTTCACAAGGAGTGGTATTTCTCATGAAGAGTGAAAGAATGAGTTTTGGTACATCTTATCTATTATGATCTAatcataagactcctgaggcaggccctcttGGGCCAAACActatcctgccaatccaatctaatcagcttctttgactgggtaacaagaaagctagatatgggggagtccctggacgtcgtgtacttggacttcagtaaagcttttgatagcgtcccacaccgcaggttattgagcaagatgagtttgatgggattaggtgaaacattaactgcatgggtcaaagactggctaagcggtagacttcggagggtggtggttaacggtaccctctccgaaacgtcagaggtgatcagtggagtgccgtagggcttggtcttgggcccaatcctatttaacattttcgtaagagacctgactcaggggcttcaaggtaaaataactattcaccgatgacgccaaactatgcaacatagtaggcaaaagctcacTGCCCGACAGTATGACCCAGGACCTACTCtgactggaacattggtcctcgatttggcaactaagcttcaatggcaaaaagtgtaaggtcatgcaccttggcagcagaaatccgtgcagaacttacaccctaaatggtgagaccttagctaggactgcagcagaacaagacttaggagtgatcattagtgaagacatgaaaactgccaatcaagtggagaaagcttcatccaaggctagacaaatgatgggttgtatccgtagaagtttcatcagccggaagcccgaagtcataatgccgttgtacagatccatggtgagacctcatctggaatattgtgtacaattctggaggccacattaccaaaaagatgtgccgagagctgaatcagttcagcgaatgaccaccaggatggtctcaggactcaaggatctcccatatgaggaaaggctgagtaaattgcagctatactcactcgaggaacgtagagagaggggagacataattgagacgttcaaatatatcacgggccgtatcgaggtggaagatgatatctttttttttaaaggacccacggccacaagagggcatccgctgaaaatcaggggcgggaaatttcatggcgacaccaggaagtatttcttcaccgaaagggtggttgatcattggaatgatcttccactgcaggtaattgaggccaacagcgtgccagactttaagaaaaaatgggataggcatgtgggatctcttgggggaagaagttaggggggtgggtcattagagtgggcagacttgatgggctgtggcccttttctgccgtcattttctgtgtttctatgtcgagtcaaatacaataaaaagagactgaGAACCAATTGGTCACCTTCCCCTCTCATTTTCCCTCCCAACTTTCTACCCCTATTACACTTCCCTACACTACAACCTTTTCTTCTGAacttcccctcatgcatttgtaattcgctgaatggtTCAGCCTTCTTTTGAtgttgaactgcctagaagtcgtctgactatggcggtatagaaaaataaagttatttattattattattatttgttctgTTTTCTTGCTGTTCACTTGTGTGAAGGCAGATTCTCTTGTAGTTTTCCATTTAATATGATTTTTAACATATAAGGCTActccccctccatttctttctaccctgtctttcctgaacagattatagaccaatataactacatcccagtcatggttctctgtgattgccactatatcgaactcctcttcttccatcacagcttctagatccagaatcttgtttcccatacttcgagcattagtgcATACAGAGAATGCATTTGACACATTGGCAACTGAGCAAAAATCTACTGATGTAACACAGATTTTAAACCTGTGAGAAGTATGACACAGCGATATAGTTTCATGACCTGTACTAATTTTACTGGATATGCTGTTTACTCAGTATATGTTGGAAGGAGCCATATTTTCTGTAAAGTATAGAGGTTTAATACTCCTTTTTCATGAATGCCATTTATATCTAGTCCAAAATGTGTGCCTGTGATGATAGGGTTCTAGTTACACTAGACTTGTCTGTACagggaattattttccaaacattTGATTGCTCAAGAAATACAGAACTAAgtatgtttcatttttttctttacttcGCTGCTAAACTGATGTTCAGTATCTGACTTTATGCAGTTTTTACAGTTTTGGATCTCCATTTGTTTGTTCTAGATTCTCCCAAACCAAaatcaaagaaaaggaaaaaggaaaaacagaacaaaagggtaactttttttttgctaagaatgtgtgtgtgtttagCCAGTTAACAGCCACATCTGGAATTGTTGCTAGCATAAGTCTGATTCTCATCTCTATGTGATTTTAGTAAAGCAGTTTGTAATGTGTGTATTTTACATAGATAAAGACCATACAGTATGTTCTGTCCATCTACTATCCCTGTTCTtgccccaagctttcttgaattcagatacagtaacGACTCTGACGCttgtagaatttctatgagcataggaactgttaccgctgcggccagtgctaaaaaccgcgctacgccttggtaaaaggggggaaaaagttgTTTTGTTTTCATCATGGCTTCTTTTGAGCCCTGTAAGTCTAAATTCAGTTTTGTCATACACTTGCTGACCCAGGGAGTGAAAGACCTGATCCAGTAATAAAATTCAGGTTCATGCACCTGACGTACTGGGCAATCTGCAGCCCTTCTGCTGTTCTAATGAATAACTTATTTAAAAGTTAGGTTTATGATTTTTAATattcaacaatttttattgagctGGAACTGGTAAGTaacaaatacaattttaaaacaagaagcaaagaaataaaaacagaatccAAAGAACAGAGTGAGTAATCAAGAGTAGCATCATAAACAGGATTTCAATCTAGGTTTTTGCTAAAAGTCACAAAGAACTCCAAGAAAGCAACATCAGTAATACAAAACCAACtctacaacccccccacccccaataaggTCCCCCCTGTCACCCACCACCTGATTTTAGGTGGTGGGTGGTTGgatttttattcatattttttaattgaatttttaaattacaaataagcaaactttacttgaatacagatttggAAAATGAAGTTCACTAAATGTGAAATCCGATAAGAAAATTTCCTCTCATTTAGTCCACAAATTAAGAGATCCAGGaattagaaagaaagaaaaaaaagagaaaatccctgctggtagtgaaactaccaacagcatagctttcagcttctcagatgcgtgCAAGCCctagtggcacgacaagcccatgtatCATAACTGGAGTTGTCTAATATTACACTTAATAAAGGTTAGAAACCATTCAGTGTGACACATATGCAATAATAGAGGAAATCATGAGCCAGCAAAATGTTTTTCACGTCACTATAATTGCAAGGAGACCATAAGGTTATCACTTTTTATTAGACGCTAAAGTGCCTTTGACAGGGCTGTGTTGGAGGAAACCCATTAGTATGGACTGTTATAGCAGACTGGAAAGGAAGATGAAATTTGTTCTTCCTGCAAAATTTCTTTCTTTGAGTCCTACTAGACCAGTCCAGCACTCTCCCGGGAAGACTGTGACTTGCTGTCAATTTTCTatagaaaataaattttcaaaacttctGAACATTACCTAGCTGCTTCATTGTGTTTTGTATATGTTTGTCTTTAAAAATTTGTTCCAGGCTGTAccctatcagtgatgtcactaTAAAGTTAAGATTCTTGGCTTCCATTGGCTGATAGACCAGTCCAGACCAAAGGATTGTATAATCCTATCAGGACTTGAGGaaggaaaattagcaggtaagtaaCAAATTTCACCCTTTTGACTAAAAACAGCACTGCATATTTTGTTCTTTAGAAGAGGAAAAAGGAGAAGctgaagaaaaagaaggaaaagaaaaacaagaaagaaaaagcaGGGCCTGTACAGATATCCAAGGTATATGGCATTTTTTTGTCACTTAGTTTGCTCATTCtgttgtttttctttgttttgtttgcttgctTTGATTTTGTAGTTTCTGTTGTTTGGGTTTCAAATTCCACTAAAAGAAGCCTCTTTCTGAGCTTCAGTACTATAAGCTCTCATTGCAGTAGTTGggtttatttctgtttatttttatatcATCTTTCCAATTCAGGCCAGCTACTGCAGCAATATCCCCTGGCCAGGGGACCCGAATTAGGGACTCCCTCTAAACCCTAACTCTGGCTACAATGTGTCCCTTTTGAATGATACCTACGAGTCCCTATGTGAGCTTTGAATGCCATCTCCATATCATCCCAGTGAGCCATGGAGCAACCTTGTAGTTTTATCCATGGAAGCCTTTTTGGAATCTGGACAGAACTATCTCAATTTTGTAGTATTGCCTTGCGGGTGGATTAGTAAGCAGACCAGTAAGAATCCTCCATCATGTTGGCCATTCTTGCACAATCTTAACTTATAGATGTGTCAGGAAGTAATCTTTTCTTTGAGATGGACCACCCAATCAAGGAGATCAAAGTGGGCCCATAGTACTAACTACAGATTTGTACTAGCACTGACTGCAGCAATAATAGTCTGACTTCTGCATTTTTTCATAATTATGATTTACTTCCCATCGACTCTTCATGTGAAATGCAGGAGCCTGGACTGGCCAACAGCCTGATCTAACGTTATTTAGTGtcattccatttttctaccagtAGAGATCTCCCAGTTGTATAACTTTGTAGTGTTTCTTCTGTAGCTAAAGCACATCTTTATCTAAGCTGTCACAATGTGTGTGTATGTTTAATATCTGTATCTTTATCTAGCTATAAATTGTGCCAAAGCATTATAGAAACGCCAGTATCCCTAAATTAAGAAATTATTGCCACTTTTACCACTAGAAGGTGTTCTCTTTAAAATCGTGAGTTAGCACATTAAACACAAGTAGAAGAAAATGTTCAGTGAGGCAAGAGGCTGACAGTGCAGTGTATGAAACAATCCTTTGGAAAGAGTCTGTTAAGGTCTCTGTTGTAAACATGTAGCATTTTTTATTTTACTAGTTTTtgaaagacaaaaataaaaatgaaaactaCAGTATGATCACAGGAAAGAAAATCAAGATGAAGATTAAGAAGAGTAAAAAGGACAAAGAGGTAATGGTGTGCATAATTAACAAGTTGATGCATAATTATGTAATTTTCTCAAAGCTAGCATGGTGGTGATCAAGGGCAACAGTCCATGCGCAAACAGTTGTTTTGTCATATTGTTGAACTGTGTGGCTCTTGCAAGTGTGAGACTAAGTCAAAAAGTCAAAGGGAACATGGAAAATACCATAAGGAACAATGGGTAGTGAAAGCGTAAATGTAAATCAGAAATAACACAATCCTTGAAAATGGCaaactttcttttttgtttttttaattttttattcattttcatttatcaacaagtgtaacataaaaattttaaaagatcacataaaacatacacttgaattcttttcatgtatcactgtaaatacaatatattattctgtatttataaacaataatacctaaaatatctgtattacctaatatgtataataattgttgttaaaatttaaacccttcttttccctccccttccaatatacataacaattataataaaaataatgacaaatattttatgagataaattaaataaaatgaatcccacccccctcccttcttaataagatttttattatgggAAATTGATTTTATTCATTACAGAATTCTGctaatggtccccagatcttctGAATCTTGCCAAAATAACCTCTGTGTTGCTAAtgcacgctccattttatatatatggcatacggaattccaccagaacctatcataatttttccagttaaatgtaatttgttgtacttTCTTGAAAAAAGCTTTACATATGGTAGGATTAGCTCAGAGACACGGAGGGGTAATCAAAAGGGGAAAACCTcaaccacccaatcattgctgatATCCTCCAcactttttagcttttttaattataaattatGAAAAACTGTGAACTTCAAATcactttctaatttccttagaaGTCTTTTATGAGGTACTTTGTAAAATgcgttttgaaaatccaaatgcacaaTATCTTTTTCTTCAGTTCACCTTAATCCACATGTTcatttaccccttcaaagaaatgcagaagattggtgaggcaagactttcTCTCAATCTGTGCTTCCgcactgtgtttccccaaaaataaaacctagcatcattttcggggtaggtcttactataagccctaccccaaaaaatcTGCTGTataactgatgacatcatcagtaacatgGTAGATTgaaatccccgacggacaaggccaagcagcctatttagagtgctgcttcagttgaaggtagggctcactcatggtcggcggggagggaaggatggagggtcagcaggggtttggctgcgcgGTGGGGgcgggggtgctcaagggttctgctgcacgagggagggaaggatagaagctgagcTAGGGTTAAGCACGAGggatggcagggagggaaggatagaagctgggcaaacttctgctgcacagagggagggagaggaagaaagatgcacatatgggggagagaaaggaaagaggaagaattggggtgaaggagaggaagggagagatgatcatgtgcataccccaaaaataagatctagtgccttttttgggccccaaatgaatataagacactgtcttattttcggggaaacacggtatatgttctgtcattttgttctttataatagtctctaccatttgcCCGGCATCGATGTCAGACtcgccagtctataatttcccagatcacctctggaacctttttttaaaatcaacatcatgttggccaccctccagtattCTGGTACTAttctgttaaaaaataaaaattactaacaatagctctgcaagttcatttttcaattctatcagcactctgggattttacaattattttcagtctgatctttcttccactttctgaaggattctcttaactcatagcttccttcacctcactcattaaccacgTTGGCttctgtttggtcttccttcctcctttttataatacatgaaatatatctaatctgggcttccaggatggtgtttttaaataacatccacgcctgatgtatatttttgaccttttgcTGCTgcacctctaagtttcttttttacaattctcatgttatcatagtctccttttaagTGCTATTGTATTTGATTTCAtgtgtaaacttattccagggattatatcaaatctgatcatgttatgatcactgttataaagcagccccagcaccattacctccctcaccaattcatgtgctccactaagaactagatctagaattgcttcacctcttgtcggttcctgaacgTGCTTTAGTAATCggcaattatcccaggacaagcaggcagcatattcccacacatgggtgacgtcaccgacggagccccgcagcggacagcctcgaaagcaaacttgcttgaagatctcgatctttcgagcactgcaccgcgcatgcgcgcgtgccttcccgcccgaactagggggcgcatctcctgagaggatcctcagttcgtttaattccgcggagacaagaagacacgtttttctacatctctgcagcattgccttctcttcaccgcggctgtttcttttctttcaagTAAAGTTCAGTCGCTGTGCACTCCTATTTCTTTTTCgttttcttttctaaaaaaaaaaaaaaaaatttttcaattgtttcttttatttcttgtccggccggtgagccttgggcctaggcccaattgctcctttcattcgacacggactttattttttccatgtcccggcctctcaccgggttcaaacgttgtcgtcagtgtaatcgtgtgatttcggtcaccgatccccactgtcGCTGTCTACAGTGTCTGGGTCCcactcattccccagaagattgtcaccGTTGTTTCACTCTTACTCCACGGGCTTTTCGACGCCGGTgcgctcaattttttcaacttttcggagacatggagcaaccttcggattctacttcgacctcggcggctgccccggtctcgaaggcttcgactccgacgacaTCGACGActacggtctcgaaggcttcgacccagGCTCCGGCTAgagcttcggtctcgaaggcctcgatcTTGCCTGCTTCGGTTCCCTCGAAGACGGTGCCATCTGCGAAGTCTTctatggggggtaagtctccgggttCTCTTTCAGGTACCGTACCCAAGAAGCAACCAGAGTCCTCTGCACGTCCATCttccaagcgtacctccaagataagggaatactcaccttcgaggtcgccctcttcggagcgtactgctgcacctacgaggtcagaaccttctgtctcggtgccgatgctggaggacatgttgAAATCTATACTCACTACTCAAATTTCCTCCTTAGTGGCTCAATTAGTCCcatcctcgaccttgcctcggactgatcagcctgtcacCCAACCAGAGCTTCCAGTATCTCGAGGCCGATCCAGGACACCGAAGAAAATTTCTTCATCTGATTCTTCTCCGGACTCACCTCCTCCAAAGCACCGGTCAAAGCATTCGAGACCTATTGCTTCCAAGCTTCGGAGAGAGTCTTCGGCATTGGATACTGAGACTTCTTTACCTCATTCTTCGAAGCCGAAGCATGGATCTCGACACCATCGCACATCGACTCGAAGTCTTTCTCGACCGAAGACTCCACCGTCGAAGCCACCCCGTCGAGACAGTTCACCACAGACCTCGACTCATTCtgtaccacgtacacctggtacttctccatccaggagccttaagagaaaacattctcttactccacctcacagtgcagcttcttctgtgactctacgtctcgactcagaaccactttcaccatattccagagaggcttctccctcatactcagctcttcctaaatctcgcagtgtatctcctgaggaagcgtctgattccaaatccatttcttttgccaaatttatttttgatatgggacaagctctcaaactggatcttcattcaaattctaagtatactcctgaatatttagcagatatggagcttcctcatccacctaaagagtccctcagattacctatgactcctgttctgaaacaaacctttgttcgtaatatggagactccttattccatcactgccattccatctaaattggaatcctgtta is drawn from Geotrypetes seraphini chromosome 3, aGeoSer1.1, whole genome shotgun sequence and contains these coding sequences:
- the LOC117357465 gene encoding corepressor interacting with RBPJ 1-like, which translates into the protein MEGIREEKCSIISTTSQEEAKRRGKEKRKRKRSRSRSSSVSSSSSSSRSSSSSSRSSSSSSSSSQSSSRSRDSPKPKSKKRKKEKQNKRKRKKEKLKKKKEKKNKKEKAGPVQISKFLKDKNKNENYSMITGKKIKMKIKKSKKDKERDRNRAELLEFLNSAL